In Fodinibius salicampi, the sequence TCACGAACCCGTTCCCCGGTTTCGCTATCGATCATAATGATCTTTTGATCATCCGTGTCATAAATATAGATCAGATTTTTGTTCTGCTCGGTCATAAAATGTATAGGTTCTTGAATTTATATCTGTTTGTCAGGTTAAGATAACAAGTTGCATTTCACAAGTATTCCATTCATAATAGACGGTATTATAAATTAAATGGGAAATATTTATGAGTACAAATAATCGGGAGCCGGTGAGATCACTCTTTTCTTGGGCTCTTTATGACTGGGCCAACAGCGCTTTTTTTGCCGTCATCCAGACTTTTGTTTTTGCTACCTATTTTATGCAGTCTGTGGCAGAAAATGATACGCTGGGAAGTACACAGTGGGGAAATACTATAGGTGCAGCGGGATTGGTAATAGCACTTACTGCACCTTTTTTGGGTGCCGTAGCTGATCAGATGGGGCGTCGTAAGCCGTGGATCGCCTGGTTTACCTTATTATCGATCTCCGCTACGGCAGGACTATGGTTTGTAATGCCTTCTCAGGAATTTGTACTGTTAGCTCTTTCACTCGTATTTCTGGGTACCATAGGATCGGAATTTGCTATTATTTTTTACAATGCTATGCTTCCCGATTTAGCTTCAGATGAAAAAATGGGACGCTGGTCGGGTTGGTCCTGGGGGTTAGGCTATGCCGGTGGACTTGTTTGTCTCATTATAGCGCTTTTTGTGTTTGTAGATGTGGACCAACCTCCTTTTGGGTTGGAAAAGGCAGCTGCTGAGCATCTTCGTGCAACCTTCGTTTTGGTAGCCGTATGGTATGCTGTGTTTTCTCTTCCGATGTTTAGCTTTACTTCTGACCGTCCCCATACGGGAGTAACATTGTCGCAAGCAGTACGTTCTGGATGGAAACAGCTTAAAGCTTCTGTCAGTGAGGTTCGAAAATATAAGACGATTGTTCAATTTTTGATTGCTCGAATGGTCTTTATTGACGGTCTTGCGACTGTTTTTGCTTTTGGCGGTATTTATGCGGCAGGCACTTTTGATTTGGGCGAGCGGGATGTGCTTCTTTTTGGTATTGGACTAAACGTAACCGCAGGATTGGGAGCTATCGCTTTTGCCTGGCTGGATGATATACTGGGAAGCCGAAAGACCATGTTGTATTCACTGGCAGGTTTAATTGCAACTACTACTGCCGTACTTCTTGTTTTTGAGGTATTCTGGTTTTGGGTATTTGGGCTGCTGCTTGGCATTTTTGTTGGACCCGCACAAGCTGCGAGCCGAACCTATATGGCCAGGGTGGCTCCTAAAGATCTCCAGAACCAGATGTTTGGACTTTTGGCACTTTCAGGGAAAGTAACGGCTTTTGCTGGACCCTTATTAGTTGGGTGGCTGACCTTTTTTGCTGATAGCCAGCGCATAGGGATGAGTGTTATCGTAGTTCTTTTCATTATAGGTTTCATCTTGCTTTACCGCATCCCTGATGCAGAAAAAGTTATTCTTGAAAAATGAGGCCAGTAAGGAATAAAAGTCGTCTTTTATGCACTAATGTTGTACCTTAGGGGATATTCATTCGGAATAGCTTAAAAAGAAGAGCTTTCTGATATTCAACTTTAATATAATAAAATACATTACTATGAGCCGATTTGATGAACTAAAAGGAATTGTGGCCGGAGTGGAAGAAGACATGACAAAGTTTTACGAAAAAGGAAACAAGGCCGCAGGTACTCGTGCTCGTAAAGGTTTGCAGCAGCTTCGCAAGCTTTCTCAAGAGGTACGACTGGAAATTCAGGATATTAAAAACAACGGTTAATTCTGTTTGAATTTCCTTAGAAAAGCCACTGCAAAGTGGCTTTTTTTATTTATAGATTTAGACATGCTATTTTTCTCAAAAAAAATTTGTTAATGCGTTCTTCACCTAAAAACAATTTGTCTAAGTCAGCAATTAGTGCCTGGCGTGTATCCACTTTACTTTCTATGCTTTTCTTGTTTTTGATACCCCTGACTATGTGGATGATCAGCTATCTTGGGTCGGGGCAAATGTCCCTCTGGATTATTAGTGCCATTACCTTTGGTCTGGTTGTCTTAGCGGGATTAGCAATATTTTTCATTCCTGAAATTCGATGGCAACGTTGGTCTTACCAAGTCGATGAACATGAGATTGACTTGCAGAGTGGAATACTGATTATTACCCGCACTTTGGTGCCCGTAAAGCGGGTCCAGCATGTAGACACGCGCCAGGGACCTATTCTTCGTTCCTACGGATTGGCTGATGTGACTATTTCAACGGCGGCCACAACCCATCGCATTCCGGCACTGGAAGAAGAAACGGCAGAGGACGTACGAGATCGAATTTCTAAATTTGCTCGATTAGCCAAAGAAGATGTCTAAACCAGAGCGTCAACATCCCGTTGCAGCAATTACGAAGGCATTAGACGTTTTACGGGGTAACTTTATCACAATTTTGCTAGTTATTTTTATCGGTGGTGGAGACGAAGATACCTTTCTTCTTTATTGGATTATAGGAATGGTAGTACTTCTTCTTATTTGGGGAGTATTGTCCTGGTTGCGTTTTACGTTTGAGTTAAATGAAGGAGAACTTAAAATAGAACAGGGGGTGTTCGTACGGAAAAAGCTTTATTTAACTTCAGATCGTATCCAGGTAATTGATATCAGTGCGGGTGTTATACAACGAATATTTGGCCTGGTAGCAGTAGAAGTTAAGACGGCAGGCAGCTCATCCAAAGA encodes:
- a CDS encoding MFS transporter, with the protein product MSTNNREPVRSLFSWALYDWANSAFFAVIQTFVFATYFMQSVAENDTLGSTQWGNTIGAAGLVIALTAPFLGAVADQMGRRKPWIAWFTLLSISATAGLWFVMPSQEFVLLALSLVFLGTIGSEFAIIFYNAMLPDLASDEKMGRWSGWSWGLGYAGGLVCLIIALFVFVDVDQPPFGLEKAAAEHLRATFVLVAVWYAVFSLPMFSFTSDRPHTGVTLSQAVRSGWKQLKASVSEVRKYKTIVQFLIARMVFIDGLATVFAFGGIYAAGTFDLGERDVLLFGIGLNVTAGLGAIAFAWLDDILGSRKTMLYSLAGLIATTTAVLLVFEVFWFWVFGLLLGIFVGPAQAASRTYMARVAPKDLQNQMFGLLALSGKVTAFAGPLLVGWLTFFADSQRIGMSVIVVLFIIGFILLYRIPDAEKVILEK
- a CDS encoding PH domain-containing protein, producing the protein MRSSPKNNLSKSAISAWRVSTLLSMLFLFLIPLTMWMISYLGSGQMSLWIISAITFGLVVLAGLAIFFIPEIRWQRWSYQVDEHEIDLQSGILIITRTLVPVKRVQHVDTRQGPILRSYGLADVTISTAATTHRIPALEEETAEDVRDRISKFARLAKEDV
- a CDS encoding histone H1; the protein is MSRFDELKGIVAGVEEDMTKFYEKGNKAAGTRARKGLQQLRKLSQEVRLEIQDIKNNG